CGTTCAACATCTGGAATCTGCAGACTCGCGAATACGTCGCGATCGCCCGCGACTGGCGGTCGGCGAGCCGCCTGCGCGACCGGCTGGGGTACGTCTTCGGGCCGCCGGGTTGGACGCCGCGCTTCGCGGGCCGGTCCGCCGACGCCGCCCCGTTGGTCACGCCGGGGTAACGCCAGCGCCGTCAAGTGCGAAAAGATCAACGAGGGGTGAGATCAAGTCGTAACGTCACCCTTCGGGTCAGCATTTTCCCCGACGGATCGGAGCTCATGGTGCACCGCCTGGTAATGCGCGCATTCGCAGCGTCGGTTTCCGTCGTGGTGCTCGCCTCCTGGCTGCCACCTGTGGCGAAAGCGGACCCGCCGCTGGTTTTCCCGGGCATGGAGATCCACCAGGACAACCTCGTCTGCACGCTGGGCTACGTCGACCCGGCCCTGAAAATCGCGTTCACCGCCGGGCACTGCCGGGGCGGGGGACCCGTTTACGACAGGGAGCACAACGTCATCGGCCGGCTCGCGACGTTCCGGGACAACACCCCCAGCGGCACCACCGTGGCCACCGACCAGTTGATCGCCGACTACGAGGCCATAGTGCTGGACGACGGCGTCACCGCGAGCAACATCCTGCCGGGCGGACGGCGACTGGAGTCGAACCCGTCCGTGGCGCTGCAGCCCGGCGAGGCGGTCTGCCATTTCGGCGTCATCACGGGTGAGACCTGCGGAACCGTGGAGAGCGTCAACAACGGGTGGTTCACCATGTCGCACGGCGTCCAGAGCGGCAGGGGCGATTCCGGGGGACCGGTGTACCTGGCGCCCAATGGCGGCCCGGGGCAGATCGTCGGGATTTTCAACAGCGTCTGGGGCGATCTGCCCGCGGCGGTGTCGTGGCGGGCCGCCTCCGACCAGGTCCGCCAGGACCTCGGGGCGACGACCAACCCTGGGTGACGACGCTCACCGGGTGAGCGCGAACACCGGGATCGTGGGCGCCGCGGCCAGTAGCTGCTCATCGCTGGAGTCGGGCGTCAACCCGCCCACGTAGTCCTTGACCTGCCAGTACCACCTGGCCAAATACCGCCTCAACAGCTCCGGTTTGGCCGCCTCGTCCACCTCGCTCACGTGAGCGCGTCGACGGTGCCAGCGCGGACCCAGCTCGACGACGCCCGCCGCCCTGACGTTGCGCGCCCACTGGGTGTTACCGCGCGGGGAGACGAGATAGTCCACGCCGTCGACGGTCAGCAGGTTGACCACCACCGCGCGCTGCCTTCCGGTCTTGCGGCCGCGGACGCGCAGCGCCCGGGTGCCCGCGATGCTGATCCCCAGCTCGGCGAGCCAACGGATCGCCGTGTTGGCGGCCCGGGCCGCCCGGTTGGGTCGTTCGTAGCGCGCGGCCATGGTGCGTCCTCCCGGATATTTGAGAGCGGTGCTCTCTTCAGCCGCCACGCTCCCACAGCGCCCACCAAAAAGCAAGAGCGGTGATCTCGGTTGTGTCAGACTGGCCGCGTGGGCAAACGCCAGGAGTCGCGGGAGCAGGTCGAGGCGCGAATCGTCGAACTCGGCCGCCGCCAGCTGGCGGAGCGTGGTGCCGCCGGGTTGTCGGTGCGTGCGATCGCCCGAGACCTGGGCATGGTGTCCTCGGCCGTGTACCGGTACGTGTCCAGCCGCGACGAGCTGCTGACCTTGTTGCTGGTCGACGCCTATTCCGAGCTGGCCGACGTCGTGGACCGGGCCAGGGAGACCCTGGGTGACCAGTGGAGTGACGACGTCACCGCCATCGCGCGGGCGACGCGGCGGTGGGCCATCGCCCACCCGGCCCTCTGGGCCCTGCTGTACGGCAGCCCCGTTCCCGGCTATCACGCACCGCCCGAGCGCACGGTCGCGGTCGGCACCCGTGTCGTGGGGGCCCTCTTCGACGCCGTGGCCGCCGGGATTGCCACCGGAGACATCCGCTTGACCAACGACGTTGCCCCGCAACCGATGTCGTCCGACTTCGAACGTATTCGCCAGGAATTCGGCTTTCCCGGCGACGATCAGGTCATCACCAAGTGCTTCGTGCTGTGGGCGGGGGTGCTGGGCGCCATCAGCCTCGAGGTGTTCGGGCAATACGGCGCCGACACCCTGACCGACCCCGGGGCGGTGTTCGACGCGCAGCTCCGCCTGCTGGTAGACGTGCTGAGCCAGCACTGACCCGCCGGAATTAGAACGTGTTCATCGCGCTTTTCCGGGCTTCAAGCGCCCGATTGCGGCAAAGCCTTTCGGGCCCTTTCTGGCGACCGGCGGACTGGGCTATCCTGCGAGACGATGAGCCTTCCCGTTCAATCGCCGACGCAGATCGCATGGGTTACCCCGGACCTGGATGCCACGGAAACGGCCCTCACCGGCCTGTTAGGCGTTCGGAAGTGGGTGCGGATACCCGACGTGCACTTTGCTCCGGAAACCTGCAGCTACCGTGGCAAGCCGGCCGATTTCGTCGCCAGCATCTCCCTGAGCTATCTCGGCGACATGCAGTTGGAGCTGATCTCGCCGGTCCGCGGACAGAACATCTATAGTGACTTTTTGCGGGAATCGGGGCCGGGTTTGCACCACATCTGCATCGAGGCGCACAGCCCGGAGCGATTCGACGCGGCGTTGTCCGAGGCCGCTGGCCAAGGCGCCGCGGTCGTGCAGCAGGGCGTGATGCCCGGCGGAATTCACTTCGCCTACGTGTCAGCGCCGCAGGCGGGAGTGCCTTTCGTGGAGATCGCGTATATCTCGCCTGAGATGAGGGCGTTTTACGACTACATCAAACAGGAGCAGCGGTGAGCACCGAGATACCAGCAACGGTCGATGCGGACGCGGTGACGTCCTGGTCGGACGACGTCGACGTGGTCGTGATCGGTTTCGGCATCGGCGGTGGCTGCGCGGCGGTCAGCGCGGCGGCCGCGGGCGCGCGGGTGCTGGTGCTCGAGCGCGCCGCCGCGGCGGGCGGCACCACTTCGCTTGCCGGGGGCCACTTCTACCTCGGCGGCGGAACCGCCGTCCAGCAGGCGACCGGTCAGTCCGACTCGCCCGAGGAGATGTACAAGTACCTGGTCGCGGTGTCGCGGCAGCCAGACGACGCCAAGATACGTGCCTACTGCGACGGCAGCGTTGAGCATTTCGATTGGCTGGAAGACTTGGGTTTTCAGTTCGAGCGCAGCTACTTCCCGGGCAAGGCGGTGATCCAGCCCAACACCGAGGGATTGATGTTCACCGGCAACGAGAAGGTGTGGCCCTTCTTGGAGCAAGCCGTGCCCGCGCCGCGCGGCCACAAGGTGCCCGTACCCGGCGACACCGGCGGCGCCAGCATGGTGATCGACCTGCTCCTCAAGCGTGCCGCAAGCCTGGGCGTGCAGGTCCGGTACGAGACGGGCGCCACCCAGCTCATCGTGGACGGCTCGGGTGCGGTGACGGGCGTGATGTGGAAGCGCTTCTCCGAAACCGGTGCGATCAAGGCAAAGTCCGTCATCATCGCCGCCGGGGGATTCGTGATGAATCCGGACATGGTAGCCAAGTACACGCCGAAACTCGCCGAGAAGCCGTTCGTGCTCGGCAACACGTATGACGACGGCCTGGGCATCCGGATGGGCGTATCGGCCGGCGGTGCCACCCAGCACATGGACCAGATCTTCATCACGGCCCCGCCCTACCCGCCGTCGATCCTGCTCACCGGGATCATCGTCAACAAGCTCGGGAAGCGGTTCGTCGCCGAAGACTCCTACCATTCCCGGACCGCCGGTTTCATCATGGATCAGCCGGACAGCGCGGCGTTCCTGATCGTCGACGAGGCTCACCTCGAGCACCCCAAGATGCCGCTGGTCCCGCTGATCGACGGCTGGGAGACCGTGCCCGAGATGGAAGCCGCGCTCGGCATTCCGGAGGGCAACCTGGTGGCGACGCTGGACCGCTACAACACCTACGCCGCGCGCGGTGAGGACCCCGATTTTCACAAGCAGCCGGAATTCCTTGCGCCGCAAGACAAAGGGCCGTGGGGCGCGTTCGACATGTCGCTGGGCAAGGCGATGTATGCCGGGTTCACGGTCGGCGGGCTGGCCACGTCCGTGGACGGGCAGGTGCTGCGCGAAGACGGCACGGCGGTGCCCGGCCTGTATGCGGTGGGGGCGTGCGCGTCCAACATCGCCCAGGACGGCAAGGGCTACGCCAGCGGCACGCAGCTTGGGGAAGGCTCGTTCTTCGGCCGCCGCGCCGGAGCGCACGCGGCCCGACGGGCCGGGGGCGCGCAGACGCGCTAGAACACAGTGCCGGAGCGCTAAGGCGATCGCCTGAACGCCACGACCGACTCCAAAAGTTCACGATAGTGTTCAAGCGGCGGGACGAGCCGGTTTGGGACTTTTGCCGAGTCATCCCAGCGGCGCAGGCGGCAGGCCTTGTCTGCGTAACGTAGCCGGCGGAATCTGGCGACTTCCTCGGCATTCATCGGTCCGCCCTGTACCCGCAGACTTTGCACGGAGGCACGGGAAAGACCGGCAGCATAGGAGGGGTCGGTCGCGACCAGGTAGCGCTTTGCGGCGACGTGCAGTGCGATAGGCGCAGTCACGGCCGGGGGGAACCAGCGGCCGAGGATGGTCGCGGCGACGACTTGGTGTTTCTCGTCGTCGTCCAGGAAGTCGTGGTTGCCGTTGTGCTCATCGACCACGAGATGGCCGATGTCATGCAGCAGGGCCGCGATCGTCATTGTGGCGTCGGCATTTTCGGCATCGGCGAGGGCGGCGGATTGGGTTGCATGCTCGGTCTGGGTTACCGGGTCGTCATAGTTGCTGCCGCCGCGCTCGGCGAAGAGGGCGAAGATGCTGTCGGCTACTTCGGTGACCGTCGTAGGGCTCGTCAGCGGCCACCGAAATCTGGTGCTCATTTGTCGTGCACGGTGGGGGAGATGCCGCGAAAGTGACCGATGAGGCTAATTCGCTGCGTGTTGCCGGTCGCGGCCGCGGAGAGGGTGGCCCGTTTGTCGCGGTAGTAGACCTCGTGCAGGTCACCTAGTGACGCGGCGTTGTAAGTGAGGTATAAAGCGCGGCGCGAGGTGGGCGATGTATTGGGACTGCTGCGGTGTGGCGTGTGGCTGTGAAACCACACCAGGGAACCGGCCCGCACCGGAAGGGGTTGCCATTGCAGCGCTTTGGCGATATCGGGGCGAATGCAGCCGTCCCCATCGGTGGCAAGTAGTTCGTGGTGCCTACCGCTGACGAATTCGAGGCATCCATTCTCGGCTGTGGAATCATCCACGGCGAGAAGGCAACTGACGCTTACGGTGACGTGGGGATAGGCGGGAGCATCCTGGTGGGCGGCAAACCCCGCCCCGCCGGGATTTTTGTAGTTGATCTTCTCCTTGTAGAGGACCACGGGTTCCCCGAGGAGCTGGCTGGCCATCGCCGGAATAGCGCCCGTCGTCAGCAGAGCCCGCAGACCATCGTGGAAGGGTGAGAAGTTCTCCGTGCGAGCCCGCCGCACTCCACAGCTCGTCTGCTCATCATGCTGTAGCCAGCCAGCCCCGCGCCCGTCTGGCCATCGCTCCACATCACAAACCCACCGGCGCACGCGGTTCACGTCCTCAGTGGACAGGAAGCCGGCTACCGCCACGTAGCCATCACATCTGAATGCGTCGATCTCGCCCGGTGAAAGGCCGCGTTCCAGTGCGGGAGTCCCGGTGGTGCTTCTGCTCGTTGTCGACATGGCTCCCTTCCAGCCGTTCACATCCTGCCCGGAACGTTACAGTCGCTGAAATTCAGTTTCAATCTGTTCTGGCTTGAAGGAGAAAATATCCATCCGCTATTAATGCAGAGTTTGGAAGATTGTTTCATCGGCTCCGTATGGTCGCCGCATGACGCAGACCCAAAGCCACCCCGCCGACGCACCAGGAGTGATCGACGTCCTGGATCGATCGCGATTTCAACGCTTTCACTACAAGGCAATCGTCGTCTCCGGGGCGGGGTTTTTCACCGACGCCTACGACCTGACGGTGATCGGTACCGCCTTGCTGCTGATCAAACCGGAATGGGGACTGACCACCGGCCAGGTAGCGCTGGTGGGCAGCACCGCATTGATCGCCTCGGCGATCGGGGCGATGTTGTGGGGCAGGATGGCCGACCTAGTCGGCCGCAAGAGTATGTACGGGCTGGCTGCCTGGTTGATGACCGTCGCGGCGATCGCATCGGGATTGTCGCCAAGTTATCTCTGGCTCCTGGTGTTCCGATTCATCCTCGGGCTAGCCATCGGTGGGGACTATCCGGTGTCGGGCGTCATCATGACCGAGTTTGCGAACGTCCGCGATCGTGGCCGGATGGTTGCGCTGATGTTCTTCAGCTACGTGCTGGGCGCCATCGCCGGCCCCACGGTCGCTTTGCTTCTTCTGGCCGCCGGGCTAGAGCATTCATTGACCTGGCGGTTATTGCTTGGGCTGGGCGCCATCCCGTCACTGCTGGCGCTCTATGCGCGCAGCAAAGCGCCGGAGTCGCTACGGTTCCTCGTGGACATCGACGAGGCGCAGGCCGCCGCGGATTTGACGACGTTCACCGGAACCGCAGCGGTCGCCACCGGCAGGCCCCCCATCCGGAAGAGTATGCGGCAATGCCTGGCGGCCCCCGGCGTGTGGCGAGCCGTGCTCATGACAGCCGGCGTGTGGTTTCTGTTCGACGTCGCCTATTACGGCAACACGATTAGCGCGCCGCTGTTGGTCAAAAGCGTTGCGCCCCATTCCTCGACGACCGCCACGGTCGCGACCAATCTCGTTTTGTATGCGGCCTTTACGGTCCCTGCCTTCGGCGCCGCGATCTGGGCGATCGACAAGATCGGCCACATCAGACTGCAGGTGGTCGGGTTGGTCGGCATGGCAACGGGATTCGCCGCGATTGCGTTGGTGCCGGAGATCAGAAACAGCGTCGGCCTATTCATCGCCGCATACGGTGTCAGTAGCTTCTTCATGTGGTTCGGGCCAGGTGTAACAACGATGTTGCTCGCCGCCGAGCTGTTTCAGACATCCATTCGCGCCACTGCGCATGGATTCGCCGCCGGCACAGCCAAGCTCGGGGCGTTCGTGGGGGCGATCACGTTCCCACCAATGCTCGCGGCTTGGGGCTTGCACGGCACCGAACTCGTCGCCGCGGCGTGCTGCCTGGCAGGCGTCGCACTGTCATTGTTAGTGCGCGAACCTCGCGGGCGATCACTCGAGGACATCACCTCAACGCAGCCGGTCGAACGCCATCGGGACGCCCTTGGCATGACGGTAGCTCCATCCGAGATGCCCGCCGTGCCATGATTCAATTCATGACGAGCGCCGATTCCCGTCCTCCAACAGGATCGGTGGTCGCCCACATCCGCGCAGCGCTGCCCAACCTGACCCCGCGTGCCCGGACAATTGGGCAAGCGGTCCTTGATGATCCGCGCGCGGTCGTCCACTTGACGGTCAGCGACCTGGCGGAGCGCACCGCCACCTCGGTGGCCTCGGTGGTCCGATTCTGTCAGGATGTCGGCCTGCGTGGTTATGCAGACCTGAAGATTCGGCTGGCCGCCGACACCCTTCCCGCCGTAGAAACCCTGCATGACGGGATCAGCCCGACCGACGACGCATCCACAGTCTTAAAGAAGGTGCTGGCCGACTCGCAGGCGGCTGTCGCCGGAGCCGCCGAAACCATCGATAGCGAAAGGTTCGAATCCGCGGTCGCCGCCCTTGTCGAGACATCTCATGTGCTCTGCGTCGGCGTCGGGACGTCCGCGCCGTTGGCCCAGGATGCCGGATATCGCTTGCGCACAATCGGTTTAAGCGCCGAAGCGCCTGCAGATGGGCACGTTCAGCACGTTGCGGCGCGATTGCTCAGCCCCAGCGCGGTGTGCCTGTGCTTCAGCCACACCGGCCAAACCAGCGAATCGCTGATGGCGGTGGAAGCGGCCAAGGATGCCGGCGCGACCACGATTGCGATTACCAGTTTCTACCGCTCGCCGCTGAGCGCACTCTGCGACATCGTCCTGGTGGCCGGGGCCAAAGAGACCGACTTCCGCATCGAAGCCGTCACCAGCCGGATTGCTCACATCGCGGTGTTCGATGCCCTGCACGCCGCGGTGTTCCTGAAGACATTGCAACGAGCGGGTGACGCACAGCGTCTCAGCGCGGAAGCCCTAACGCGGCACCGTATTTAGGCATTTCTAGACCTGCGCGGGCTCGTTCTGCACCGGGCCCAGCCGCCATTGGCCGCGGCCCAGCAATTCGAGCTCTTGTTCGTGGTGCTGCTCGACGGTGTGTCGATGGCTGACGCTGACCACCACGCAATCCGGCAGTTCGGCACGGAGCAGTTGGTAGAGCGCGAATTCCAGCCCCTCGTCGAGCGCCGAGGTGGATTCGTCGAGGAAGACCGCCTGCGGTTTGGTGAGCAGGATGCGCGCAAACGCGACACGTTGCTGCTCTCCCGGCGAGAGCACCTTGGCCCAGTCCGCCTCCTCGTCGAGCCGCTCGATCAGCGGCGCCAACGCAACCTTGGTGAGCACGTCCCGCAGTTGACCATCGGAGACATTGTCCGGCGAGCTCGGGTAGCACACCACGGTGCGCAGACTGCCCAGCGGCACATACGGCAACTGCGACAAGAACATCGTCGCGTTGTCGCCGTCGGGTCGGCACAGGGTTCCCGAAGCGTACGGCCACAATTCGGCCAGGCTGCGCAGCAACGTGGTCTTGCCGGCCCCCGAGTGCCCGGTGATCACCAGCGAGTCGCCGACGTCCAGCTTCACGTCGAGCGGATCGACCAGCCGGTCTCCGTCCGGCGTGCGGACCTCGACGTCGCGAAGCTCAACCGCCGCCTCCTCGCTCGGCTTGATCAGCACCGTCGGCAGCGCGCGGCCCTGGGCGTTGGCGTCGACCAGCCCGTGCAACCGGATGATCGCCGCCCGGAACGCCGCGAACGCGTCGTAGTTATTGCGGAAGAACGACAGCGATTCCTCGATGTTGCTGAATGCCGTCGCGCTCTGGCCGACATCGCCGAAGTCGATCCGGCCGGCGAACAGCCGCGGCGCCTGGATCACCCACGGCAAGGGCACGATCGCCTGCGACACGGAAAAGTTCCATCCATTGAAGACGATGCTGCGCCGAACGAACTTGCGATAGTTGGCGATGATCGGAGTGAAGCGCCGCCACAGTTGCGCCCGTTCGACTCGCTCGCCCCGGTAGAAGCCCACCTCCTCAGCGGCGTCGCGCAATCGCACCAGCGCGTAACGAAATGCGGCGTTGAGTTTTTCGTTGTTGAAGCTGAGCCAAATCAGTGGATGGCCCAGCCAGACCGCGACCACCGTCGCGACCAGCACATAGACCAGAACGGTCCAGAACATCGCGCGCGGAAACTCCACCCCGAAAACATCCAGGTCACCGGACAGGTTCCACAGGATCGCCGCGAACGAGATCACCGAGGCCACCGCGTTGACGGCCCCGAACAGCAGGGTGCTGCCCGTCCCGTTGGACGGGATGTTCGGGGTGCCACCGGCGTTCGCGGTGAAGATATCGATGTCCTGCTGGATGCGCTGGTCGGGGTTGTCGATGGTGTTGTCGATGAACAGATCCCGGTAGTAGGCCTTGCCGTCGAGCCAGTCGTCGGTGAGGTTGGCGGTCAGCCAGACGCGCCAGGCGATGACGAATCGCTGCGTCAGGTAGATGTCTGCCATGATCCGGGCAACATACAAGACGGCCAGCACGCTGAAAATCAGGATCGACATCCAAAAGCCATGAATGCCGGATTGTTTGACGCCGTCGTCGCCCGCCGCCATCCCCTGGACCGCTTTTTGCACCGCCGTATACAGATCGTTGCCCTGGTAGCTGAACAACACCGAGAGACGCACCGTGACGATCACCGACAACAACAGCACACCAAGCATCAACCAGACACGGACGCTGCGCGCCCCGACGAAATAGCCGTGGGTGATCCGCCAGAATTGCCGGCCCCAGGACGTGAAATACCTGAACAGAACCAGCACTACCAGCACGCACACGGCGCTGATCGCCCACGCGATGGCGACCCACCACAAGGAATCCATCGGTGCCGTCGACCAGTTGATCGACGGCGTAAACGGCTTCGGGCCCAAGGTCGACGTCTCCTTACGGTCGAGGTCTTCGGACTGCTCCGCAACACAAATCCTGCGCCGAAGGTACCCGAAGCCGCGGATAGGCTGCGGAGATGAGCACCGACTCCGTCTCCACCCAAACGATGCACGCCGGCCGGCTGATCGCTCGCCGGCTGAAGGCGAGCGGTGTCGACACCGTCTTCACGTTATCGGGCGGCCACCTATTTTCGATCTACGACGGGTGCCATGACGAGGGCATCCGGCTGGTCGACACCCGCCACGAGCAGACCGCGACGTTCGCCGCCGAGGGCTGGTCGAAAGTGACCCGGGTGCCGGGCGTGGCCGCGCTCACCGCCGGGCCCGGCGTCACGAACGGGATGAGCGCGATGGCGGCAGCGCAGCAGAACCGGTCGCCGCTGGTGGTGTTGGGCGGCCGTGCCCCCGCGGCGCGCTGGGGCATGGGCTCGCTGCAGGAGATCGACCACGTGCCGTTCGTGGCCCCGCTGGCTCGCTTCGCGGCGACCGCGCAGTCCGCCGCGGACGCCGGCCTGCTGGTGGACGAGGCCCTGCGGGCGGCGGTCGGCGTGCCGTCGGGCGTGGGATTCGTCGACTTCCCGATGGACTACGTGTTTTCCATGTCGAAGGATGACGGCCGGCCCGGCGCCCTGACCGTCGCGCCGCCGGCAACGACCCCGGACGGTGAAGCGCTCGACCGGGCCGCCCGCCTGCTGTCCGCCGCGCGCCGGCCGGTGATCATGGCGGGCACCAACGTCTGGTGGGGACACGCGGAGGCGGCGCTGCTGCGTCTGGCCGAGGACCGGCAGATTCCGGTGCTGATGAACGGGATGGCCCGCGGCGCGGTGCCCGCCGACCACGCGATGGCGTTCTCGCGGGCGCGGGCGAAGGCACTGGGGGAGGCCGACGTGGCGTTGGTCGTCGGCGTGCCGATGGATTTCCGGCTCGGCTTCGGCAAGGTGTTCGGGTCGCAAACCCAGCTCGTCGTGGCGGACCGCACGGAGCCCGACCGCGAGTATCCGCGTCCCATCGCGGCCGGGCTCTACGGGGATCTGACGGCGATCCTGTCCGCGCTGACCGGGGCGCGTGGCACCGACCATCGGGACTGGGTCGACGAGCTGCGGACGGCCGAGACCACGGCGCGTGGCCTGGAAATGGCGGAGCTCGGCGACGACCGGATCCCGCTGCATCCGATGCGGGTGTACGCGGAGCTGGCGCCGCTGCTGGACCGCGATGCCATTGTCGTCATCGACGCCGGCGACTTCGGGTCGTATGCGGGCCGGGTGATCGACAGCTATCTGCCGGGCTGCTGGCTGGACAGCGGCCCCTTCGGCTGCCTTGGTTCGGGCCCCGGTTACGCCCTGGCCGCCAAGTTGGCCCGGCCGGACCGCCAAGTGGTGCTGCTGCAGGGCGACGGCGCGTTCGGCTTCAGCGGCATGGAGTGGGACACCCTGGTCCGACACCGGGTGCCGGTCGTGTCGGTGATCGGCAACAACGGAATCTGGGGCCTGGAAAAGCACCCCATGGAGGCGTTGTACGGCTATTCGGTGGCGGCGGAGTTGCGTCCGGGCACGCGCTACGACGAGGTGGTGCGCGCCCTGGGTGGCCACGGCGAACTGGTGGCCGCGCCCGCCGAGCTGCGGCCGGCGCTGGAACGTGCCTTCGCCAGTGGCCTGCCCGCCGTCGTCAACGTGCTCACCGACCCGAGCGTCGCCTACCCACGCCGATCCAACCTGGCTTGAGGGCCAGCCCGCGCCAGCCCGCGCCGGGTCGCGAGCGTGCGCGCTTGTACGTCGCCACGCGGCGTGTCGCGTGCAAACGCGCACGCTCGCGCCGGCTGGGGGTCGCGTACCGTTGTTCTGTGTCAAAGACCACCCGCACGCAACCCAGCCGTTTGAGCAGCCGATTTTGGCGACTGCTCGGCGCTAGCACGGAAAAGAACCGAAGCCGCTCCCTCACCGAGGTCACTTCCTCGTCGAAATACGACGAGGAAGCCGCCGGCCTCACCGACGAGCAGCTGCTCAAGGCCGCCGGCCTGCTCAACCTCAAGGATCTGGCGGAGTCCGGCGACATCGCGCAGTTCCTCGCGATCGCCCGGGAAGCCGCGGAAAGGACGACCGCGCTTCGTCCATTTGACGTGCAGCT
The nucleotide sequence above comes from Mycobacterium malmoense. Encoded proteins:
- a CDS encoding Rv1815 family serine proteinase, which produces MHRLVMRAFAASVSVVVLASWLPPVAKADPPLVFPGMEIHQDNLVCTLGYVDPALKIAFTAGHCRGGGPVYDREHNVIGRLATFRDNTPSGTTVATDQLIADYEAIVLDDGVTASNILPGGRRLESNPSVALQPGEAVCHFGVITGETCGTVESVNNGWFTMSHGVQSGRGDSGGPVYLAPNGGPGQIVGIFNSVWGDLPAAVSWRAASDQVRQDLGATTNPG
- a CDS encoding nitroreductase/quinone reductase family protein, which gives rise to MAARYERPNRAARAANTAIRWLAELGISIAGTRALRVRGRKTGRQRAVVVNLLTVDGVDYLVSPRGNTQWARNVRAAGVVELGPRWHRRRAHVSEVDEAAKPELLRRYLARWYWQVKDYVGGLTPDSSDEQLLAAAPTIPVFALTR
- a CDS encoding TetR/AcrR family transcriptional regulator, with the translated sequence MGKRQESREQVEARIVELGRRQLAERGAAGLSVRAIARDLGMVSSAVYRYVSSRDELLTLLLVDAYSELADVVDRARETLGDQWSDDVTAIARATRRWAIAHPALWALLYGSPVPGYHAPPERTVAVGTRVVGALFDAVAAGIATGDIRLTNDVAPQPMSSDFERIRQEFGFPGDDQVITKCFVLWAGVLGAISLEVFGQYGADTLTDPGAVFDAQLRLLVDVLSQH
- a CDS encoding VOC family protein, with the translated sequence MSLPVQSPTQIAWVTPDLDATETALTGLLGVRKWVRIPDVHFAPETCSYRGKPADFVASISLSYLGDMQLELISPVRGQNIYSDFLRESGPGLHHICIEAHSPERFDAALSEAAGQGAAVVQQGVMPGGIHFAYVSAPQAGVPFVEIAYISPEMRAFYDYIKQEQR
- a CDS encoding FAD-binding protein, which translates into the protein MSTEIPATVDADAVTSWSDDVDVVVIGFGIGGGCAAVSAAAAGARVLVLERAAAAGGTTSLAGGHFYLGGGTAVQQATGQSDSPEEMYKYLVAVSRQPDDAKIRAYCDGSVEHFDWLEDLGFQFERSYFPGKAVIQPNTEGLMFTGNEKVWPFLEQAVPAPRGHKVPVPGDTGGASMVIDLLLKRAASLGVQVRYETGATQLIVDGSGAVTGVMWKRFSETGAIKAKSVIIAAGGFVMNPDMVAKYTPKLAEKPFVLGNTYDDGLGIRMGVSAGGATQHMDQIFITAPPYPPSILLTGIIVNKLGKRFVAEDSYHSRTAGFIMDQPDSAAFLIVDEAHLEHPKMPLVPLIDGWETVPEMEAALGIPEGNLVATLDRYNTYAARGEDPDFHKQPEFLAPQDKGPWGAFDMSLGKAMYAGFTVGGLATSVDGQVLREDGTAVPGLYAVGACASNIAQDGKGYASGTQLGEGSFFGRRAGAHAARRAGGAQTR
- a CDS encoding HD domain-containing protein encodes the protein MSTRFRWPLTSPTTVTEVADSIFALFAERGGSNYDDPVTQTEHATQSAALADAENADATMTIAALLHDIGHLVVDEHNGNHDFLDDDEKHQVVAATILGRWFPPAVTAPIALHVAAKRYLVATDPSYAAGLSRASVQSLRVQGGPMNAEEVARFRRLRYADKACRLRRWDDSAKVPNRLVPPLEHYRELLESVVAFRRSP
- a CDS encoding phytanoyl-CoA dioxygenase family protein, with amino-acid sequence MSTTSRSTTGTPALERGLSPGEIDAFRCDGYVAVAGFLSTEDVNRVRRWVCDVERWPDGRGAGWLQHDEQTSCGVRRARTENFSPFHDGLRALLTTGAIPAMASQLLGEPVVLYKEKINYKNPGGAGFAAHQDAPAYPHVTVSVSCLLAVDDSTAENGCLEFVSGRHHELLATDGDGCIRPDIAKALQWQPLPVRAGSLVWFHSHTPHRSSPNTSPTSRRALYLTYNAASLGDLHEVYYRDKRATLSAAATGNTQRISLIGHFRGISPTVHDK
- a CDS encoding MFS transporter, translating into MTQTQSHPADAPGVIDVLDRSRFQRFHYKAIVVSGAGFFTDAYDLTVIGTALLLIKPEWGLTTGQVALVGSTALIASAIGAMLWGRMADLVGRKSMYGLAAWLMTVAAIASGLSPSYLWLLVFRFILGLAIGGDYPVSGVIMTEFANVRDRGRMVALMFFSYVLGAIAGPTVALLLLAAGLEHSLTWRLLLGLGAIPSLLALYARSKAPESLRFLVDIDEAQAAADLTTFTGTAAVATGRPPIRKSMRQCLAAPGVWRAVLMTAGVWFLFDVAYYGNTISAPLLVKSVAPHSSTTATVATNLVLYAAFTVPAFGAAIWAIDKIGHIRLQVVGLVGMATGFAAIALVPEIRNSVGLFIAAYGVSSFFMWFGPGVTTMLLAAELFQTSIRATAHGFAAGTAKLGAFVGAITFPPMLAAWGLHGTELVAAACCLAGVALSLLVREPRGRSLEDITSTQPVERHRDALGMTVAPSEMPAVP
- a CDS encoding MurR/RpiR family transcriptional regulator, whose product is MTSADSRPPTGSVVAHIRAALPNLTPRARTIGQAVLDDPRAVVHLTVSDLAERTATSVASVVRFCQDVGLRGYADLKIRLAADTLPAVETLHDGISPTDDASTVLKKVLADSQAAVAGAAETIDSERFESAVAALVETSHVLCVGVGTSAPLAQDAGYRLRTIGLSAEAPADGHVQHVAARLLSPSAVCLCFSHTGQTSESLMAVEAAKDAGATTIAITSFYRSPLSALCDIVLVAGAKETDFRIEAVTSRIAHIAVFDALHAAVFLKTLQRAGDAQRLSAEALTRHRI
- a CDS encoding ABC transporter ATP-binding protein/permease; protein product: MGPKPFTPSINWSTAPMDSLWWVAIAWAISAVCVLVVLVLFRYFTSWGRQFWRITHGYFVGARSVRVWLMLGVLLLSVIVTVRLSVLFSYQGNDLYTAVQKAVQGMAAGDDGVKQSGIHGFWMSILIFSVLAVLYVARIMADIYLTQRFVIAWRVWLTANLTDDWLDGKAYYRDLFIDNTIDNPDQRIQQDIDIFTANAGGTPNIPSNGTGSTLLFGAVNAVASVISFAAILWNLSGDLDVFGVEFPRAMFWTVLVYVLVATVVAVWLGHPLIWLSFNNEKLNAAFRYALVRLRDAAEEVGFYRGERVERAQLWRRFTPIIANYRKFVRRSIVFNGWNFSVSQAIVPLPWVIQAPRLFAGRIDFGDVGQSATAFSNIEESLSFFRNNYDAFAAFRAAIIRLHGLVDANAQGRALPTVLIKPSEEAAVELRDVEVRTPDGDRLVDPLDVKLDVGDSLVITGHSGAGKTTLLRSLAELWPYASGTLCRPDGDNATMFLSQLPYVPLGSLRTVVCYPSSPDNVSDGQLRDVLTKVALAPLIERLDEEADWAKVLSPGEQQRVAFARILLTKPQAVFLDESTSALDEGLEFALYQLLRAELPDCVVVSVSHRHTVEQHHEQELELLGRGQWRLGPVQNEPAQV